A region of uncultured Carboxylicivirga sp. DNA encodes the following proteins:
- a CDS encoding RagB/SusD family nutrient uptake outer membrane protein, which produces MKNINILVYLLGIMLFAGACDLTFEPIDEIDNDKAFTNIDDLNSGLAGIMSQYGGHAIIANSDRASDDLRFSNSNRGQGVAVHDWTYNAASSDISGVWYGSAHIIDAANRLIAEAEKFNPEEEVVKRVVAECKFLRALSSFESVRFYCSNYEPESLGVPYVFVSEIVQPSRLSQKQSYEYILKDIDDAIPSLNQYSDDNPIQNSPGGNYWITKSAAYALKARVALYMRDWNMAINAAESAIGEGGFRLANIGEYANVWDDYVEKDVEVMFRLKRENYKMGDFYTSSANGDIYFHPSFGLMDIYDEDDVRKQAFFGTNENGKDIVVKHDGRPGDLPNVVDLKMFRVSEMILIKAEAYVELDKLDNAKTEITTLRQNRITDPADVDMSTKTLAMKVLQEERRRELAYEGHRFYDLRRWNLPVERLPEDSETKPSYLPAGDYHFVFPIPQDEMFANDNMVQNDGYSN; this is translated from the coding sequence ATGAAAAACATAAATATTTTAGTTTACTTATTAGGAATAATGCTTTTTGCAGGAGCATGTGATCTTACATTTGAGCCAATCGATGAGATTGATAACGATAAGGCTTTTACAAATATTGATGATTTGAACAGTGGGTTGGCTGGTATAATGTCTCAATATGGTGGTCATGCTATTATTGCCAATAGTGATCGGGCAAGTGACGATTTGAGGTTTTCAAATTCCAACAGGGGGCAAGGTGTTGCTGTTCATGACTGGACTTACAATGCAGCAAGCTCTGATATAAGTGGTGTTTGGTATGGAAGTGCTCACATTATTGACGCTGCCAACCGATTAATAGCTGAGGCAGAAAAATTTAATCCGGAAGAAGAAGTTGTGAAAAGGGTTGTGGCCGAATGTAAATTCTTAAGAGCACTTTCCAGCTTTGAATCTGTAAGGTTTTACTGTTCAAACTATGAGCCTGAATCTTTGGGCGTACCTTATGTTTTTGTTTCAGAAATAGTACAGCCAAGTCGCTTATCTCAAAAGCAAAGCTATGAGTATATTTTGAAGGATATTGATGATGCAATCCCATCTTTGAATCAATATTCCGATGATAATCCGATTCAAAACTCTCCGGGAGGGAATTACTGGATAACAAAGTCAGCTGCATATGCTTTAAAAGCACGTGTTGCGCTCTACATGAGAGATTGGAATATGGCGATTAATGCTGCTGAGAGTGCTATAGGCGAAGGAGGTTTTCGTCTTGCCAATATTGGTGAGTATGCAAATGTATGGGATGATTATGTTGAGAAAGATGTGGAAGTGATGTTTCGTCTCAAAAGAGAGAATTATAAAATGGGGGATTTTTATACTTCTTCTGCAAATGGTGATATTTATTTTCATCCGTCATTTGGCTTGATGGATATATATGATGAAGATGATGTTCGAAAACAAGCATTTTTCGGAACTAACGAAAACGGTAAAGATATAGTTGTTAAGCATGATGGACGACCAGGAGACCTTCCAAATGTTGTTGATTTAAAAATGTTTAGGGTATCAGAAATGATTCTTATTAAGGCTGAAGCTTATGTTGAATTAGATAAGCTGGATAATGCCAAAACTGAAATAACAACTTTACGTCAAAACAGAATTACAGATCCAGCTGATGTAGATATGTCCACCAAAACACTTGCAATGAAAGTATTGCAGGAAGAGCGGAGACGCGAATTGGCTTACGAAGGGCATCGTTTTTATGATTTAAGAAGATGGAATCTGCCAGTTGAAAGATTACCGGAGGATTCAGAAACAAAACCATCCTATTTACCAGCCGGAGATTATCATTTTGTATTTCCTATTCCTCAGGACGAAATGTTTGCCAATGATAACATGGTTCAAAACGATGGATATAGTAATTAA
- a CDS encoding InlB B-repeat-containing protein, with translation MKKNYLAILLLMISTLTIGQTVDLVKDYYSYENGWGITPNKFISNSQMLVFSGAEAAIDFRGFLTMSNEPFVTDGTADNFTMCDIYPGTDYQSNPNYYFVLNDNIYCVATDTEGEKMFKINDLTGAFEVAATWVPNNKPILITEYGTEKIIFAGTNPDDNTDTNMYLLQWDGTTTSPTIRIASPIVDVSITNKVYFYGGASNLTFLYAKDPSNTDAGYQFCVYIKTFRGAAATYYNLVEGYDDYLEDFTNVGGTVYFNDRNNLVWKFDMDTAEPVNVTSINDVIEENTNLKLLGEYNDNLIFVASPSGNDQRRLYSYDPSTEAITVISDKDLRDIKNIEFLDGMLYFVANERVYDENGNYDSSLSGARMFVYDGATVQSVSDGYLVDMEFTPFNGKMYFSGQDDDGVFEADGTTPATTHREVFTYTPSTTYYITFETAGGTHSNIDRFNSLSETIVLTDAAKEGYTTFDGWYTTADFQAGTEITEIDPTTTTSDITIYAKYSGIITYDLTFDALGGTDNNTVSTYTVDDEVTLVNPTPPTGYKFYRWYTEYTEPSTYGGAYYTTSIPAGTTGNMTLYAKYLTVTYYITYELNGGDKNGLYYKTSYKITDTDISFNAPIKDGYTFAGWYTTSDFQVGTETTGITAGSYGDLTVYAKWEVATAIGDTETDTIIVSPNPSNGVVNISGLKGEANYEIYNLAGNIIEKGIVNNAQIDYDVQSGVYLLKVIEGEKSSIVKIIVR, from the coding sequence ATGAAAAAAAACTACTTAGCGATTCTGCTATTAATGATTAGTACCCTTACAATAGGGCAAACAGTTGATTTGGTAAAAGATTATTATTCTTATGAAAACGGTTGGGGAATAACCCCTAATAAATTTATCAGCAACTCGCAAATGCTTGTATTCTCCGGAGCAGAAGCAGCGATTGATTTTCGAGGATTCTTAACAATGTCAAATGAACCTTTTGTTACAGATGGAACTGCAGATAACTTCACAATGTGTGATATCTATCCAGGTACAGATTATCAATCAAATCCCAATTATTATTTTGTATTAAATGATAATATATACTGTGTAGCTACAGATACAGAAGGCGAAAAAATGTTCAAGATTAATGATCTTACTGGAGCATTTGAAGTGGCTGCAACCTGGGTACCAAACAATAAACCTATTCTTATTACTGAATATGGAACAGAAAAAATAATCTTTGCAGGAACAAATCCCGATGATAATACTGATACTAATATGTATTTGCTTCAATGGGATGGTACTACTACATCTCCAACTATTAGAATAGCATCTCCAATTGTTGATGTAAGCATCACTAATAAAGTATATTTTTACGGTGGTGCTTCAAATCTGACTTTCCTATATGCTAAAGATCCTTCAAATACTGACGCCGGATATCAGTTTTGCGTTTATATAAAAACATTTAGGGGAGCTGCTGCAACTTATTATAATCTGGTTGAAGGGTATGACGACTATCTTGAAGATTTTACCAATGTTGGAGGTACTGTATACTTTAATGACAGAAATAATCTTGTCTGGAAGTTTGATATGGATACTGCCGAACCAGTGAATGTTACTTCAATTAATGATGTAATCGAAGAGAATACTAACCTGAAGTTATTAGGTGAATATAACGACAATTTAATTTTTGTAGCTTCTCCTTCTGGTAATGATCAAAGAAGATTGTATTCTTACGATCCTTCAACCGAAGCTATAACCGTTATATCAGATAAAGACCTTAGAGACATTAAAAATATTGAATTCTTAGATGGTATGTTATATTTTGTTGCCAATGAAAGGGTTTATGATGAAAATGGCAACTACGATTCTTCATTGAGCGGCGCGCGTATGTTTGTGTATGATGGTGCAACTGTTCAATCTGTTAGTGATGGTTATCTAGTTGATATGGAATTTACTCCATTTAACGGTAAAATGTATTTTAGCGGTCAGGATGACGATGGCGTTTTTGAAGCAGACGGCACAACTCCAGCCACCACTCACAGAGAAGTTTTCACTTATACTCCATCTACCACTTACTATATTACATTTGAAACAGCAGGAGGTACACATAGTAACATAGATCGTTTTAACAGTCTGTCGGAAACAATAGTTCTTACAGATGCTGCTAAAGAAGGATATACTACTTTTGATGGTTGGTATACTACTGCAGATTTCCAGGCTGGCACAGAAATTACTGAAATTGATCCAACAACGACTACTTCAGACATTACCATTTATGCTAAATACTCTGGCATAATAACCTATGATCTTACATTCGATGCATTAGGTGGTACCGATAATAATACCGTTAGTACCTATACTGTTGATGACGAAGTTACCTTAGTTAATCCAACACCTCCTACAGGTTATAAATTTTACAGATGGTATACTGAATATACAGAACCTAGTACTTACGGTGGAGCTTATTATACAACTTCTATTCCAGCTGGAACAACAGGCAATATGACCCTTTATGCCAAATATTTAACAGTAACCTATTACATTACTTATGAATTAAATGGTGGAGATAAAAATGGTTTATATTACAAAACCTCATATAAGATTACTGATACAGATATATCATTTAATGCACCAATAAAAGATGGTTATACTTTTGCTGGCTGGTATACAACATCAGATTTTCAGGTTGGTACCGAAACAACAGGTATAACTGCAGGATCATATGGTGACTTAACTGTATATGCAAAATGGGAAGTAGCAACAGCAATTGGAGATACAGAAACAGATACGATTATTGTTTCTCCAAACCCATCAAATGGTGTTGTAAATATTAGCGGATTAAAAGGTGAAGCAAACTACGAAATCTATAATCTGGCAGGAAATATAATTGAAAAAGGTATTGTAAATAATGCTCAGATCGATTATGATGTTCAGTCAGGTGTTTACTTATTAAAAGTTATCGAAGGCGAAAAATCAAGTATTGTAAAAATAATAGTTAGATAG
- a CDS encoding LuxR C-terminal-related transcriptional regulator encodes MKNLPAGLTDNSIEVFKFEGVLKVATNGSICDYTNLHPVLREPFQAELLSEPKTIECLRTEFKLFDADEMEMQFVDCRYAGAFDHIPDLKDGKLKPDTPMCDKLKCCNGYDIVCKAPKGPNGTLSRQEFLIAIKVGQGKQDKEIAYELEIEITTVRTHLSRIRNKLCINNRIEIGLWIQSKGIL; translated from the coding sequence ATGAAAAACCTTCCTGCTGGCCTGACCGATAATTCAATTGAGGTATTCAAATTCGAAGGCGTTTTAAAAGTTGCTACCAATGGCAGTATTTGCGATTATACCAATCTTCATCCGGTATTACGCGAGCCTTTTCAGGCCGAGTTATTAAGCGAGCCAAAAACCATTGAGTGTTTACGCACCGAATTTAAACTGTTCGATGCCGACGAAATGGAAATGCAATTTGTTGATTGTCGCTATGCCGGAGCCTTTGATCATATACCCGACTTAAAAGATGGGAAGCTAAAGCCAGACACACCTATGTGTGATAAACTAAAATGTTGTAATGGTTATGATATTGTTTGTAAAGCTCCTAAAGGTCCCAATGGTACTCTTAGCCGTCAGGAGTTTTTAATTGCCATAAAAGTAGGGCAGGGCAAACAAGATAAGGAAATTGCTTACGAATTAGAGATAGAGATTACAACAGTCCGCACTCACTTGTCGCGCATCCGCAACAAGCTATGTATTAACAACCGAATTGAAATTGGCCTTTGGATCCAGTCTAAAGGAATTTTATAA
- a CDS encoding DUF4406 domain-containing protein — MSWRVYIIGRVGNGSVNLTDEVYKSAFDKFQRIERKLLNAGFEVRNPMKYVPRNIPSWHAAMDICLPILCQCNAVYLIEDFKNSKGGRLEYYLANELNKRLITDEVVEEMVRNSKEKLLLTVNK, encoded by the coding sequence ATGAGTTGGCGGGTTTACATTATTGGCCGGGTAGGTAATGGTTCTGTTAACTTAACCGACGAAGTATATAAATCGGCTTTCGATAAGTTTCAGCGCATTGAGCGTAAATTGCTAAATGCAGGTTTCGAAGTACGTAACCCAATGAAATATGTGCCCCGCAATATCCCCAGCTGGCATGCTGCCATGGATATCTGTTTACCCATTCTTTGCCAATGCAATGCAGTTTACCTGATCGAAGACTTCAAAAACTCTAAAGGTGGTCGCCTCGAATATTATTTAGCCAATGAGCTAAATAAAAGACTGATAACCGATGAAGTAGTAGAGGAAATGGTTCGAAATAGTAAAGAGAAACTATTGCTCACAGTA